From the genome of Nicotiana tabacum cultivar K326 chromosome 2, ASM71507v2, whole genome shotgun sequence:
CACCCTTAGTAGAGGAAATGTTTTAGGGATGGCTGTTATTCAAGGTTGCACGTGTAATAGCTTTGATACCATATTATAACAGCTCAATCCAATATTATTCGCTTTGGATCTAGTCTTGTACGACTTTAAAAtgcgtcactagggtctaagaCTTGCTTCTTTATATACCCAAAATATTTCCCGTATTTTTAgcgtgtttggccaagctgcaaaaatcagcttatttgaGGAGTGTTTtttcttaaaagtgcttttctcaaaagtacttttattgagaaacaatttgtgtttggctaattaatttaaaaagcactTATGAGCCgcaattagtgtttggctaaacttttaaaaacagtttctaaatttatttttctcaaaagcactttttaaaaaattgcttccggaaaaaaattacttttttctgcttctcttcaaaaacttttttttttcattctaaaagcttggccaaacacatcaatattttataaaaaatacttttgatttaaaaaaaaatacttataacCCAAAAAAAGGCTTGGTTAAACAGGTTATTTGTCGAATGCcatataaatttattaataattcaGTCTATTTGACCGTGTGACATTGAGTCCAATCCGTTCATTTGACACTATATTAGTGACCCACTCACAATAATTTGTTAAGTTGCTTCTAGAAATAtcctaaaaaaaaaagagaaaagaaaaatacggTAGTATGCGAAATAGAATACCAAAACCCAAACTCTAACTCTCCCGCTTATAAACCCCCAAACACAAAATACCCTAGCATTTTCATTCCTCTCTTTCTGCCTCCATTTCTCTCtcccaaaaccctaatttcttctttCACTAAAACCCTACAGCAGCTATGGAGTTTTGGGGTAACTCTCTTTCCGTCTCTCGTTCACACACACGCACAAAATCTATATCTTTGATAATTTTTTTCTTTGATCGTTTAATTTGTGCACTTTTACGTATTTATGTTTGTTTTTGCTGTTAATGTTTTATGTGATTTTGGTAACAGAAATGTTGAGATTAGTACAAATAAATGTATATTTCATTGTTTGCTAGCTCGCGACCAAGTCTGCTTTGATTTTCACCTATTACTTTGATACAATGAAATAAGAAATGTAGGAGTTAAAAGTTATGATGTTCTATTTCTTTTTCCATGTGTAGTAAGTTTGGGCATATCTTAATACACATCAAATTGTAGATATGATTTTGTTAAGTGTTTTTAGGATATCACTTTACGCTTCTAACAGCAAAAGCAACTTTACACTCTTGGTGTAATTTAACATGTTGTAGCGAGTTATTCACCATATTTTCCAGTCACATTGTCGTGGAAATGTTTTTTATATTATCAGTGTACAAAAGTTAAGTTCTTAACTACAAACCTCAAATTAGCTTCTTTTATGCTTAACATAGATTAGTTCTGTTTGTTTCTAGAGAAGCACATGTTATGTATAGCCCAGTGGCAAGGAGCCTTGGTAGGGGGTTTGAGTCGCCAAGGGTgcaaagttgaaaaagttgaggCGGACCTATACTTGGAGAAGAGGGTCACGGACCTCGTTAACTTTGGCAACAGTTCTTAATTTATTAGTTTATATTTGTTGAAAACGGTTATATATTTTGCCTGGAACCGATAAGATTAAAAGTCTGATGGGGCCACTGGTTGAGCAGTTCTCTCAGGTGCCCCACCTCACTTGGTAGAGGTGTTTGAGGATTGGGTTTTACCGTACAAAGAAAAAGTTTGTTATTTTCGGGGAATATCTATCTGTTTGGAATTTATGTGTTTTAACTACGACTGAAAATACTGATTTCCTCCGATCTTTGTTATGTTTTTGGTATTCTTTTATTAGAACATGTTGAATTTAATATTCGTTTTTAAATTCCAGAACTTTCAATTTTCTAAATTTACTGTCAACCTATGTGTTTAGGTGCTGAAGTGAAAAGTGGAGAGCCTTTAACTGTACAGCCTGGAGATGGGATGGTTTTGCATCTTTCACAGGTTAGATAATTTGCTGCAATTTGATAAGCTTAGTTATTTGCAGTAGTGATTGTCTTATTTTCATTGCCGTGTTATTTATCTGCAGGCATCTCTCGGTGAGTTGAAGAAGGATAAAGCACAAAGTGTTTGCTTGTCTGTGAACATCGATGGCAAGAAACTTGTCCTTGGGACACTCAGCTCAGATAAGGTGCCTCAACAGCAGTTTGACCTGGTTTTTGATAGAGACTTTGAACTATCACACAACTGGAAAAGTGGCAGCGTGTACTTTTTTGGATACAAGGCCACTAACCCATTTGAGGAATATCCTTTTCATTTGTCTCTTaaacttctctttcttttatACATTTACTTTTCTTCAATGTAAATATTTCTGCTTATTTTGTTCCCTTGACCTAACTTCTCTGCCGCACGGAAgaggatgatgaagatgatgaagaaggtAAATGTTAATTTTTCATTTATTTGGAGTTTGGACATCTTGATTGTTCTGTGATTAGTTATTAGCTGACTGATGTACTCTTATGTGTTCAGAGTCTGATGAGGACATCCCCCTCACTATTGCAAACAATGGTAAGGAAAATGCTATTTACCAAGATATTATGTCAATTTAACAAATGTGACATACCTTCTAATTTGCTAATATTATTGTCTGCTTGGTTAACTGACTTTAGGAAAACCCGAGGCTAAGGTTAAGGAGGCAGAGAAGTCTAATGTTGCTAAGGATTCTGCTTCAGGTAAGCAGAAGGTGAAGATTGTGGAACCTAGTAAAGATGCCAAGGCTGATGATGAAGATGAGAGCACTGATGAAGATGAAATGTCTGAGGATGAAGATTCTGACATGGGAGAGGTATGCTTTGGTGTTTAAAAGTACTGTCATTGTCTTTTGTAGTATCTGTTAGGGTGTCCAGTACA
Proteins encoded in this window:
- the LOC107792079 gene encoding histone deacetylase HDT1-like (The RefSeq protein has 1 substitution compared to this genomic sequence), whose translation is MEFWGAEVKSGEPLTVQPGDGMVLHLSQASLGELKKDKAQSVCLSVNIDGKKLVLGTLSSDKVPQQQFDLVFDRDFELSHNWKSGSVYFFGYKATNPFEEEEDDEDDEEESDEDIPLTIANNGKPEAKVKEAEKSNVAKDSASGKQKVKIVEPSKDAKADDEDESTDEDEMSEDEDSDMGEGEDESDGDDESDEGEEETPKKAEPGKKRKADSATKTPVPDKKAKFVTPQKTDGKKGSGHVATPHPSKQAGKSPANKNQQTPKSGGAHLCKTCNRGFGSENALEFHSKAKHSAAK
- the LOC107792079 gene encoding histone deacetylase HDT1-like isoform X1; the protein is MEFWGAEVKSGEPLTVQPGDGMVLHLSQASLGELKKDKAQSVCLSVNIDGKKLVLGTLSSDKVPQQQFDLVFDRDFELSHNWKSGSVYFFGYKATNPFEEEEDDEDDEEESDEDIPLTIANNGKQKVKIVEPSKDAKADDEDESTDEDEMSEDEDSDMGEGEDESDGDDESDEGEEETPKKAEPGKKRKADSATKTPVPDKKAKFVTPQKTDGKKGSGHVATPHPSKQAGKSPANKNQQTPKSGGAHLCKTCNRGFGSENALESHSKAKHSAAK